A stretch of Malus sylvestris chromosome 11, drMalSylv7.2, whole genome shotgun sequence DNA encodes these proteins:
- the LOC126590459 gene encoding F-box/FBD/LRR-repeat protein At5g56420-like, which translates to MGTNSKSKLPNACNGDRISSLPNEILCRILSLLPTKEAVKTSVLSPRWRYVWTPIPTLDLCDKSSQRALNSVSPGFTEFVGRRLFTHRFHRDRVENYPSVEAWICTAIRLKVVELELVLHSLSYPFELPDNLFTCKTLVVLKLWLESNVTFTPTSGCFPNLKFFHARIRNPDADSMETLFYSCPALEDLIIDGLVAVRKVLNFNISAPKLKRLKIYLVKDEPWEETGSNISFEVNAPNLETFDLEEDFFANYYLNANQLSKANINLEDVHKSGHDDYELGWDYRLQKLFAGIINVKFLSLSAPIFGDPGCYTEDNFPFPKLNRLNHLELLLDTCCSWKALIDLLNMSPHLEYLDFTTNKRCKADHPLEDSAREWVPPEFVPVCLSSYLKTISIQGIEGRPDEMEVTKYLLKHGEVLDKVTFYTSAVRADHKMKLCQDISMFSKGSMTCQIDFLEK; encoded by the exons ATGGGTACCAACTCAAAGTCAAAGCTTCCAAATGCATGCAATGGAGATAGGATCAGTAGTTTACCAAATGAAATTCTTTGCCGCATCCTTTCCCTCCTTCCAACAAAAGAAGCTGTAAAGACCAGTGTTTTATCACCGAGATGGAGGTATGTGTGGACTCCTATTCCCACTCTAGACCTTTGTGATAAGAGCTCGCAAAGAGCATTGAATTCAGTTAGCCCCGGTTTCACTGAGTTTGTGGGTCGTCGCCTCTTCACTCATAGATTCCACCGAGATCGAG TGGAGAATTATCCTAGTGTTGAAGCTTGGATTTGCACTGCCATTAGGCTTAAGGTTGTTGAACTCGAACTTGTTCTTCATTCTTTAAGCTACCCGTTTGAGTTGCCCGATAACCTTTTCACGTGCAAGACATTGGTGGTTTTGAAGCTTTGGCTGGAATCAAATGTTACCTTTACTCCTACTTCAGGTTGTTTCCCAAATCTGAAGTTCTTCCATGCCAGAATCCGCAATCCTGATGCTGACTCAATGGAGACGCTCTTTTATTCTTGCCCTGCACTCGAAGACTTAATCATAGATGGACTTGTTGCAGTTCGTaaagttttgaattttaatatctCTGCACCTAAActgaaaagactcaaaatatATTTGGTCAAAGACGAACCGTGGGAAGAAACTGGGTCCAATATTTCTTTCGAAGTCAATGCTCCAAATCTTGAAACTTTTGATCTGGAGGAAGACTTTTTTGCAAACTATTACCTCAATGCAAATCAACTGAGCAAAGCAAACATTAATCTCGAAGATGTGCACAAGTCTGGGCACGATGACTATGAACTTGGTTGGGATTATCGTCTGCAGAAGCTTTTTGCCGGAATTATCAATGTGAAATTTCTGTCACTTTCAGCTCCAATTTTTGGG GATCCTGGCTGCTACACTGAAGATAATTTCCCTTTCCCTAAACTGAATCGTTTGAACCACTTGGAGTTACTTCTTGACACTTGCTGCAGTTGGAAAGCTCTCATAGATCTGCTCAATATGTCGCCCCATCTGGAATATCTTGATTTCACAACT AACAAGAGATGTAAGGCGGATCATCCCTTGGAGGACTCGGCACGTGAATGGGTTCCACCTGAGTTTGTGCCTGTTTGCTTGTCGTCATACTTGAAGACTATATCCATACAGGGAATCGAGGGGCGGCCTGATGAGATGGAAGTGACAAAGTACTTGTTGAAGCATGGTGAAGTCCTGGATAAGGTGACATTTTATACGAGTGCCGTTCGTGCAGATCACAAGATGAAGCTGTGTCAAGATATTTCAATGTTCTCAAAGGGTTCGATGACTTGTCAAATTGATTTCCTGGAGAAATGA